Proteins encoded in a region of the Candidatus Moanabacter tarae genome:
- the ytnP gene encoding putative quorum-quenching lactonase YtnP, with protein sequence MNFIRTLRLGDIELTIIGEGTLYGDPALVFKDMDESIWRNLVTLDDVGRLVFSLNLILVRTQNRLVLLDTGIGEPNKARQSFEVLFPFKSQLSLLDALNILNINRMDITDVVFSHVHADHIMGATIERNCVRIPSFPNAMYLMHEADGSNAPEQHQRKVNFNLHIPILKSYGLFGLIKDQHRIAPGLTAIHAPGESSGHILVRLESKGLIAYYVGDLFHHACEAEHIDFVWPGRNRKDTIESRRNLISRAIEEDALIITAHTVFPGMAKFEVREGKVFCRNMSDFD encoded by the coding sequence ATGAATTTCATTCGTACCTTAAGATTAGGCGATATCGAACTCACCATTATAGGAGAGGGAACTTTATATGGTGATCCTGCTTTGGTTTTTAAAGATATGGATGAATCAATCTGGAGAAACCTTGTTACACTCGATGATGTTGGCCGTTTAGTTTTTTCTCTAAATCTTATCCTAGTTCGAACACAGAATCGGCTTGTTTTGCTTGATACTGGAATTGGCGAACCCAATAAGGCCCGTCAGAGTTTTGAAGTTCTGTTCCCTTTCAAGTCACAACTTTCTCTACTAGATGCGTTAAATATCCTTAATATCAACCGGATGGATATTACCGACGTAGTCTTTTCGCATGTTCATGCAGATCATATCATGGGTGCTACTATAGAAAGAAACTGCGTAAGGATTCCAAGTTTTCCGAATGCTATGTATTTAATGCATGAGGCAGATGGTAGTAATGCGCCCGAACAACATCAAAGAAAGGTGAATTTTAACTTACATATTCCGATCCTAAAAAGCTATGGACTTTTTGGCCTAATAAAAGACCAGCATCGAATTGCTCCTGGTCTCACTGCTATACATGCTCCTGGAGAGTCCTCCGGACATATCCTTGTGCGCTTGGAGTCGAAGGGTTTAATAGCATATTATGTAGGTGATCTCTTTCATCACGCTTGTGAAGCTGAACATATTGATTTTGTCTGGCCCGGTCGTAATCGGAAAGACACAATAGAATCCAGAAGGAATTTGATTAGTAGAGCGATTGAAGAGGATGCCCTAATCATCACAGCACATACTGTGTTTCCTGGAATGGCTAAATTCGAGGTCCGCGAAGGCAAGGTCTTTTGCAGAAACATGTCAGATTTTGACTAA
- the slcC_2 gene encoding (S)-sulfolactate dehydrogenase — MKIVMNPPIGEIYRQQIAAVAPNATVVMPSSDELLNEMCDAEILFGSYSGEIISSGPLLKWVQSTSAGMDISLIPEVMGDNLILTNASGVHAIQVAEQAFALTLAIIRGVYFSVRAQREHKWQRPDLRDFYGMNVAIIGFGGIGRRYAELIRPNNTQTIALDVHPIAKVDTVDAIWPMERLDEALEIADVVFIACPCTEKTIKLINKRTLGIMKKDAILINTARGKIVDEQALVAVLKEGGIGAAGLDVFEEEPLDESSDLWELENVIITPHAAGGSPHRHDRTVGFFAENLRRYLKGDELQNVVDKSLGYPT; from the coding sequence ATGAAAATCGTAATGAATCCCCCTATAGGGGAAATTTATCGCCAACAGATTGCCGCAGTGGCACCTAACGCTACTGTGGTTATGCCAAGTTCGGATGAATTGTTGAATGAAATGTGCGATGCTGAGATTCTCTTTGGGAGCTACTCCGGAGAGATTATTTCTAGTGGCCCTTTACTTAAATGGGTACAGTCAACAAGCGCTGGGATGGATATTTCTCTAATTCCTGAAGTTATGGGAGATAACTTAATTCTTACCAATGCAAGCGGGGTCCATGCTATTCAAGTTGCCGAGCAAGCTTTTGCCCTAACCTTAGCCATAATTCGCGGTGTTTATTTTTCGGTTCGCGCACAACGGGAACATAAATGGCAAAGACCTGATCTACGGGATTTTTATGGTATGAACGTAGCAATTATTGGATTTGGGGGAATTGGGCGGCGTTACGCTGAACTAATACGTCCCAATAACACACAAACTATAGCGCTTGATGTTCATCCAATCGCTAAAGTTGATACAGTTGATGCAATCTGGCCCATGGAACGTCTAGATGAGGCTCTTGAAATAGCAGATGTAGTTTTCATTGCCTGTCCCTGCACGGAAAAAACAATCAAGTTAATTAACAAAAGGACGCTTGGTATAATGAAAAAAGACGCCATTCTAATTAATACAGCCCGTGGTAAAATTGTTGATGAACAGGCACTTGTAGCAGTTTTAAAAGAAGGTGGAATTGGAGCCGCAGGGTTAGATGTATTTGAAGAAGAACCTCTAGATGAGTCGAGTGATCTATGGGAATTAGAAAATGTAATCATAACCCCGCACGCTGCTGGTGGATCTCCTCATCGGCACGACCGTACCGTTGGATTTTTTGCAGAAAATCTCCGACGTTATCTTAAAGGAGATGAATTACAGAATGTAGTTGATAAATCATTAGGTTATCCCACTTAA
- a CDS encoding Arylmalonate decarboxylase codes for MSCTSPFPRIGILYPGNAAEDDYPQLAAMIEPPVDLRIVHTEGPDVHRVDECLITGSERILANGAHELKSHKVETCMWACTSGSFSFGVEGARLQVSKIEKILGVPTSSTSLSFLSAIRALGLKRVAIAATYPRDLANAFRSFLEHDEVEVLSLNSLEIWSGREVGEFDEEKIMDFVLANDHPNAEAVLVPDTALRTATLLPKLEASLGKIVLTANQVTFWEAIRLAGTFKPQMRLGRLFSCDTSLSWRMGEL; via the coding sequence ATGAGTTGCACCTCGCCGTTCCCGAGAATTGGAATCCTTTATCCCGGCAATGCCGCGGAAGATGATTATCCTCAGCTGGCAGCAATGATAGAACCTCCTGTTGATCTTAGAATTGTTCATACGGAAGGCCCGGATGTTCACAGAGTGGATGAATGCCTTATCACAGGAAGCGAGCGGATACTAGCCAATGGTGCACATGAATTAAAAAGTCATAAAGTTGAAACTTGCATGTGGGCCTGCACAAGCGGAAGTTTTTCATTCGGTGTTGAAGGAGCTCGTCTTCAAGTATCAAAAATCGAAAAAATTCTAGGTGTTCCAACTTCCAGCACATCTTTATCATTCTTGAGTGCTATTCGAGCTCTAGGATTAAAACGTGTCGCTATTGCTGCAACATACCCTCGGGACCTAGCCAATGCATTTCGTTCTTTTCTCGAGCATGACGAGGTAGAGGTTCTTTCACTTAATTCCTTAGAAATTTGGTCGGGACGAGAGGTAGGAGAATTTGATGAAGAAAAGATTATGGATTTCGTTTTGGCAAATGATCATCCGAATGCAGAAGCTGTTTTAGTTCCTGATACAGCACTTCGTACTGCAACTCTTCTACCCAAACTTGAGGCATCTTTGGGGAAGATTGTTCTTACAGCAAATCAGGTAACATTTTGGGAAGCAATAAGGCTCGCTGGAACCTTTAAACCCCAAATGAGACTCGGGCGTCTCTTCTCCTGTGATACATCTTTATCATGGAGAATGGGAGAATTATGA
- the dmfA2_1 gene encoding N,N-dimethylformamidase beta subunit — translation MKIVGYSDRLSVRPGQTIKFMVSCEASSYRAEIVRLRHTDDNPNGPGFKTEKQLTSIEGKYKGHYQPIHTGSYASISHDPLLNCTNGFTIQSWIFPTTPKRGVQGILTKFSRVDESGYGLYIDENGSLSLWLGSRENLIKVGTGSALQERVWYFVAASYDPANNEVQLFQKQQTQWPDRKAEASIRKSVHSGAVNASQGDLLIGASRTPVSMDSAAQNHFNGKIDNPRIYSCVIEDIGKELTRPVSVVGNWDFSLDISSNRISDTGPNGFHGILINLPTRAVTGHNWNGNVSDFNVEPSHYAAIHFHDDDLEDARWDLGFEWKVPENFLSGVYSVHLETEEEEDYVTFFVVPVKPHSRIAFLVPTLTYQVYANHRYIDLMRAMLEREGIESNVPEDKYMKKHSLLSGYDLHSDGSGVCYSSQLRPFLNFRPRYRMPSQSLAAFSPRHLNSDMHLLHWLDNKSFDYDIITDHELHSEGSKLLSSYRVILTGSHPEYWTSQMLEAMELYQTGGGRLMYLGGNGFYWVTSFDPERPHIVEVRRWRGTRAWEAAPGECFHSTTGEIGGIWRFRNREPQKMVGVGFTAQGSGENRPYIRKPDSLKDEVAFIFDGVGEDELIGDFPALVLEHGAGGFEIDRLDHIQGTPKHALLLASAGGFSDTYQITIEDQLCCNPNTGGSRNAMVRSDMIYMEGQKGGATFSVGSISWCSCLSYNGSNNNVSQITENVLRRFSEDSYS, via the coding sequence ATGAAAATTGTAGGTTACAGTGATCGATTAAGTGTTCGGCCTGGTCAGACGATTAAGTTCATGGTGAGTTGCGAAGCGTCTTCTTATCGGGCTGAGATAGTTCGATTACGACATACTGATGACAACCCGAATGGTCCTGGCTTTAAGACCGAGAAACAATTGACCTCCATAGAGGGAAAGTACAAAGGACATTATCAGCCGATTCATACAGGATCATATGCATCTATTTCCCATGATCCATTGCTTAACTGTACAAATGGATTCACAATCCAGTCATGGATTTTTCCCACTACACCCAAGAGGGGAGTGCAAGGGATTTTAACGAAATTCTCCCGAGTAGATGAATCTGGATACGGTCTTTATATCGACGAGAATGGTTCCCTTTCATTATGGTTGGGATCTAGAGAAAATCTTATAAAAGTCGGAACAGGCTCAGCCCTTCAAGAGCGGGTTTGGTATTTTGTGGCGGCATCCTACGATCCAGCCAACAACGAGGTACAGCTTTTTCAGAAACAACAAACTCAATGGCCAGACCGAAAGGCTGAGGCCAGTATCCGAAAGAGTGTACATTCGGGAGCAGTTAATGCGAGTCAAGGGGACTTACTAATAGGAGCTAGTCGAACTCCCGTTTCTATGGATTCGGCGGCCCAAAATCATTTTAATGGGAAAATCGATAATCCACGAATCTACAGTTGTGTTATTGAAGATATAGGCAAGGAATTGACGAGACCTGTTTCGGTCGTTGGTAATTGGGATTTCTCATTGGATATAAGTTCAAATCGAATTAGCGATACGGGACCAAATGGATTCCATGGAATCCTAATCAATTTACCGACACGGGCAGTAACAGGCCATAACTGGAATGGGAATGTATCTGATTTTAATGTGGAACCGAGCCACTACGCTGCAATTCATTTCCACGATGACGATCTTGAGGATGCTCGTTGGGATCTAGGGTTTGAATGGAAAGTTCCAGAGAACTTTCTTAGTGGTGTTTACTCCGTACATTTGGAGACGGAAGAAGAAGAAGATTATGTTACATTCTTTGTTGTGCCGGTTAAACCGCATTCTCGAATCGCATTCTTAGTTCCAACTCTAACCTACCAAGTCTACGCGAATCACCGTTATATCGATTTGATGCGTGCAATGCTTGAGAGGGAGGGAATTGAATCTAATGTTCCCGAGGATAAGTACATGAAGAAGCACTCCCTTTTGAGCGGTTACGATCTCCATTCTGATGGGAGTGGAGTTTGTTACTCATCTCAGTTGAGACCGTTTCTTAATTTTCGTCCACGATATCGGATGCCATCTCAATCGCTGGCAGCATTCTCTCCTCGACATCTAAATAGCGATATGCATCTCCTGCACTGGCTTGATAATAAGAGTTTCGACTACGATATTATTACCGACCACGAATTGCATAGCGAAGGATCTAAATTACTTTCCTCGTATCGAGTCATATTAACGGGTTCTCACCCGGAATACTGGACATCTCAGATGCTTGAGGCCATGGAACTGTATCAGACCGGCGGGGGGCGACTTATGTATTTAGGTGGGAACGGATTCTATTGGGTCACTTCCTTTGATCCTGAGAGGCCCCATATTGTTGAGGTTCGGCGTTGGCGAGGGACTAGGGCTTGGGAAGCTGCCCCTGGGGAGTGTTTCCATAGTACAACCGGAGAAATTGGAGGAATATGGAGATTCCGGAATAGAGAACCACAGAAGATGGTCGGAGTTGGATTCACCGCTCAGGGTAGCGGGGAAAATCGACCATATATAAGAAAACCTGATAGCCTCAAAGATGAAGTTGCTTTTATTTTTGATGGAGTTGGGGAAGACGAACTAATTGGTGATTTCCCTGCGCTTGTTTTAGAGCACGGAGCAGGTGGATTCGAGATTGACCGATTGGACCATATTCAAGGTACTCCAAAGCATGCCCTGCTGCTTGCGAGCGCCGGAGGATTTTCGGACACGTACCAGATTACTATCGAGGATCAACTTTGCTGTAATCCAAATACTGGCGGTTCTAGAAACGCAATGGTGCGTTCGGACATGATATATATGGAGGGGCAAAAAGGGGGTGCAACTTTTTCAGTTGGATCGATTAGTTGGTGCAGTTGCTTATCCTACAATGGCAGTAATAACAATGTTTCACAGATTACTGAAAATGTTTTACGGCGGTTTTCTGAGGATTCTTACTCGTAA
- the oppC_3 gene encoding Oligopeptide transport system permease protein OppC — MALIGVVYLISISSLCALAPLIAPFPFDATNLSIGAIGPSLSEHLLGTDVLGRDLLSRILYGGRISLLVGILATLVSLTIGVSYGLISGYAGGWTDRIMMRIVEIIYSMPFIVFVILLTVLFGRSIFLIFIAIGAAEWLTMARIVRGQALALKVQEYVLASQILGQPPYRIIRKHLLPNMLGPIVVYTTLTVPNVMLLEAFVSFLGLGVQAPMASWGSLIKEGADAMEAYPWLLIFPSITFSFTLLSLNFLGDALRDAFDPKTAIREI, encoded by the coding sequence ATGGCTTTAATCGGAGTAGTATATCTGATTTCGATCAGTTCCTTATGCGCATTAGCCCCATTAATCGCACCTTTTCCATTTGATGCTACTAATCTTTCCATCGGTGCAATCGGCCCATCACTTTCTGAGCACTTATTAGGCACTGATGTTTTAGGTCGCGATCTCCTAAGCCGCATTCTTTATGGTGGAAGAATATCGCTCCTAGTCGGCATCCTTGCGACTCTCGTGTCTCTTACTATTGGGGTGTCCTATGGTCTAATATCGGGCTATGCTGGTGGTTGGACTGATAGAATTATGATGCGGATTGTTGAGATTATTTATTCTATGCCTTTCATTGTTTTTGTAATTCTTTTAACTGTCCTTTTTGGCCGAAGCATATTTTTAATTTTCATCGCAATTGGAGCAGCTGAGTGGCTTACAATGGCACGCATTGTTCGGGGCCAAGCACTAGCCCTCAAAGTACAGGAATATGTGTTAGCATCCCAGATATTAGGACAACCCCCATATCGTATAATTCGCAAACATCTACTTCCGAATATGCTTGGCCCTATCGTGGTGTATACAACTCTTACTGTTCCCAACGTAATGCTTCTTGAAGCTTTTGTAAGCTTTCTCGGACTAGGGGTCCAGGCTCCCATGGCCTCCTGGGGATCCTTGATTAAGGAAGGGGCCGATGCTATGGAAGCTTATCCGTGGCTCCTTATCTTTCCCAGCATCACTTTTTCTTTTACCTTATTATCGCTTAATTTTCTCGGTGATGCACTCCGTGATGCTTTCGATCCTAAGACGGCAATTCGGGAGATATAG
- the oppB gene encoding Oligopeptide transport system permease protein OppB: MTKLVLRRFLEAIPLLFVIITVTFFLIHLTPGGPFDDEKVVPPEVTKALNDHYGLNDPLWEQYLKYVWNLIRGDLGPSFKYPGWDVSELILAKIPVSIELGLYSLLIAVTVGILTGLLASLKPNSFTDYLTMGGAMVGICLPTFVLGPLLVLVFALHLEWFNVSGWFIVHDKILPSLTLGLFYAAYIARLTRGSMLEVRNEEYIRTARAKGLPEWKVTLYHGLRNGILPVVNFLGPAAAGLISGSFVVETIFHIPGLGRFFVNAAFNRDYTMVMGTVFFYATLLIFLNLLVDIIQIYLNPRIRID; this comes from the coding sequence GTGACCAAACTTGTCTTAAGGCGCTTTCTCGAAGCCATACCCCTCCTTTTCGTAATTATTACCGTTACCTTTTTCTTAATTCATCTTACACCAGGAGGTCCTTTTGATGACGAGAAGGTGGTACCACCTGAGGTTACGAAGGCTCTTAATGACCATTATGGCCTTAATGATCCATTATGGGAGCAGTATTTAAAATATGTATGGAATCTAATTAGAGGGGATCTTGGACCTTCATTTAAATATCCAGGTTGGGATGTTAGTGAGCTTATTTTAGCGAAAATTCCAGTCTCAATTGAATTAGGCCTCTACTCCCTTTTGATCGCGGTAACGGTCGGTATACTAACTGGCCTTCTCGCTTCCCTTAAACCGAACAGCTTTACTGATTATCTCACCATGGGAGGAGCCATGGTAGGCATCTGTCTTCCCACTTTTGTGCTCGGCCCGCTACTGGTCCTTGTTTTTGCTTTGCATTTGGAATGGTTTAACGTCTCTGGATGGTTTATTGTTCATGACAAAATCCTTCCCTCTCTGACCCTAGGACTCTTTTATGCTGCATATATTGCTCGGCTAACTCGAGGAAGCATGCTGGAAGTACGCAATGAGGAATATATCCGAACCGCGCGTGCTAAAGGTCTTCCTGAGTGGAAAGTAACTCTTTACCATGGGTTGAGAAACGGCATCCTTCCCGTTGTAAATTTTCTCGGTCCAGCTGCAGCCGGTTTGATAAGCGGGTCATTCGTTGTTGAAACTATCTTCCATATTCCTGGACTCGGTCGGTTCTTCGTTAATGCAGCATTCAACCGCGACTACACTATGGTAATGGGTACGGTCTTCTTTTACGCGACCTTGCTTATCTTTCTAAATCTCCTCGTCGATATTATACAAATTTATCTCAATCCAAGGATTAGGATAGATTAA
- the gsiA gene encoding Glutathione import ATP-binding protein GsiA produces MLNTKKPLLSVKNLTVTFETEEKTITAVRNVSFELSEGEILGLVGESGSGKSVTGMSLLRLIPTPPGKIESGSVFFNECNLLNLPIKELRRIRGKDIGIIFQEPITALSPLHTIGDQLMESLILHNQTTKHHARITSIEWLAKVGIPDPERQMNAYPFQFSGGMRQRVMIAMVLMLNPRIIIADEPTTAVDVTTQRRIFELILRIKKRRTSLILITHDMGVVWQLCDRVLVMKDAEIIENGLLDKIFKNPAQEYTKELLRSVPRLDSPPRRSRIAITDRNTIPPTEIQEEKSPVVQITNLRTWFPVRRGIFARTVGFVKAVDGVSLSVNAGETLALVGESGSGKTTLGRSILGLDKAINGDVFFRKFNLNKAKSSELRSVRRSLQIIFQDPFSSLNPRMTIADIVTEGLIEHQLLIGKKEDTAVRLLEEVGLNADHLYRYPHEFSGGQRQRICISRAISLKPEFVVCDEALSALDVTIQAQILDLLIELQNKYNLSYLFITHDLGVVKEIADRVAVMKDGKIIEEGSTSSVLDSPQELYTKELISAVPNPGDDQSRLSLTNS; encoded by the coding sequence ATGCTGAATACAAAAAAACCCCTTCTCTCTGTTAAGAATCTGACTGTTACTTTCGAGACCGAAGAGAAAACTATCACAGCTGTTAGGAATGTTAGCTTTGAATTAAGTGAAGGCGAAATCCTCGGTCTTGTAGGGGAGTCAGGAAGCGGGAAATCTGTAACCGGGATGAGTCTTTTACGGTTAATCCCGACTCCTCCCGGCAAAATAGAATCCGGATCTGTGTTCTTCAATGAGTGTAATTTACTTAATCTTCCTATCAAAGAACTTCGTCGAATTCGTGGTAAAGATATAGGGATAATATTCCAGGAGCCTATAACAGCACTTTCTCCACTCCATACGATTGGAGATCAGCTGATGGAATCTTTAATTCTACATAATCAAACAACAAAACACCATGCTCGGATTACGAGCATAGAATGGCTAGCGAAGGTTGGAATACCGGATCCAGAGAGACAAATGAATGCCTATCCGTTTCAGTTTTCAGGGGGGATGCGTCAACGTGTAATGATCGCAATGGTCCTTATGCTAAACCCTCGAATAATCATTGCTGATGAGCCAACAACCGCTGTCGACGTGACAACCCAACGCCGAATCTTTGAGCTTATCCTGAGAATAAAAAAGCGGAGAACTTCCCTCATTTTAATTACCCACGATATGGGAGTTGTCTGGCAGTTATGTGATCGCGTTCTTGTAATGAAGGATGCCGAGATTATTGAGAACGGCCTACTTGACAAAATCTTCAAGAATCCAGCTCAAGAATATACGAAAGAGCTCCTACGTTCGGTTCCTAGGCTTGATTCACCTCCACGTCGATCCAGAATTGCGATTACGGATCGAAACACCATTCCCCCGACGGAAATACAAGAAGAAAAATCACCTGTCGTCCAAATAACTAACCTTAGAACCTGGTTTCCTGTTCGTCGTGGAATATTTGCTCGTACTGTTGGTTTCGTCAAAGCTGTAGACGGAGTAAGTCTATCCGTTAATGCTGGGGAAACTCTTGCACTAGTAGGGGAATCTGGAAGTGGGAAAACAACTTTAGGCAGATCAATTCTTGGACTAGATAAAGCAATCAATGGAGATGTTTTTTTCAGGAAATTTAATCTGAACAAAGCTAAGAGTAGTGAGTTAAGATCTGTTCGGCGTAGTCTTCAGATTATTTTTCAAGACCCATTCTCCTCGTTAAATCCTCGGATGACGATTGCGGATATCGTTACAGAAGGATTGATAGAACACCAACTCCTCATTGGTAAAAAAGAAGATACTGCCGTTCGATTGCTCGAGGAGGTAGGTCTGAATGCAGATCATTTGTATCGGTATCCCCACGAATTCTCTGGTGGACAACGACAACGGATATGTATCTCCAGGGCAATTTCCTTGAAACCGGAATTTGTCGTTTGTGATGAAGCTTTAAGTGCTCTGGATGTTACCATACAAGCTCAAATTTTGGATCTTCTCATAGAATTGCAGAATAAATATAACCTTTCTTACTTATTCATTACCCACGACCTTGGAGTGGTTAAAGAAATTGCCGACCGGGTTGCCGTAATGAAAGATGGTAAAATAATTGAAGAAGGTAGCACGTCTAGTGTTCTCGATTCTCCCCAGGAGCTTTACACCAAAGAACTAATCTCTGCAGTTCCCAATCCGGGCGATGATCAAAGCCGACTTTCTTTAACTAATTCCTGA
- the yejE gene encoding Inner membrane ABC transporter permease protein YejE — MRIILNPITRKRLQRFKDMKRSYWSFLLLVFIYFIGLGANLLCNNLPIYLHFEGKHYFPIFRYYPEEEFLNNGRLTRPNYKKLTESGAFKSNPSNIVYFPLFPYGPNESLSEESIDIPELVTVEIESIQRVGTVNIHSDYRISRSNGSAYFFGKTQEDSLRRMNLKNHWKLTPDIEEAVYNRFENRNMPSVSIDTVSRTGQHATLSISAYQSRTRKPSTVRIIFRELINSSRTSVIKFNPMLQAISEIPGEWHALNEVQKTIILENVKTRFKNQVSSIFVEIIDQQYLVNFLKEDLYFPYRPNQNHIMGLDSSGRDVFVRIVYALRTSLNFGFLLVCSTMALGIIFGSLQGYFGGKIDLFGQRLIEIWESLPFIYVLILIGSIYGRSFIILLLIYGIFNWIGISYYMRAEFFRLRKLPFVESALCLGLSNFKIIFRHILPNGLVPIITFFPFYLVGAIGLLAALDFLGFGMPPPTPSWGELLGQAQEFRYAWWLILYPSSALFVVVLLGVFIGEGARSALDPRTNNHLE; from the coding sequence ATGCGCATAATTCTTAATCCGATAACCCGTAAGCGGCTACAACGCTTCAAGGATATGAAGCGCTCCTATTGGTCATTTTTGCTTCTTGTTTTTATCTATTTTATCGGGCTTGGAGCTAATTTATTGTGTAACAATCTTCCAATTTACCTTCATTTTGAGGGTAAACACTATTTTCCAATCTTTCGCTACTATCCGGAAGAAGAATTTTTAAACAATGGTCGGCTTACTCGGCCTAATTATAAAAAACTAACGGAATCTGGGGCCTTTAAATCCAATCCATCCAATATCGTTTATTTTCCTCTGTTTCCTTACGGACCTAATGAAAGCTTATCTGAAGAATCAATCGACATTCCGGAATTAGTAACTGTCGAAATCGAATCCATTCAACGGGTAGGGACCGTCAACATTCATTCCGATTATCGTATTTCTCGGTCAAATGGGAGCGCCTACTTTTTCGGTAAAACACAAGAGGATTCACTGCGGAGGATGAACCTAAAGAATCACTGGAAACTAACACCTGATATTGAGGAGGCTGTCTACAATCGATTTGAGAACCGAAATATGCCATCTGTCTCAATCGATACTGTTAGCAGAACAGGACAACATGCTACGCTTTCAATATCTGCATACCAATCCAGGACCCGGAAGCCATCAACTGTTAGGATAATCTTTAGGGAATTAATAAATTCCAGTAGGACTTCAGTGATAAAGTTTAACCCAATGCTACAGGCAATTTCAGAAATTCCCGGTGAATGGCATGCGTTAAATGAAGTCCAAAAGACGATAATCTTAGAGAATGTAAAAACTAGATTTAAGAACCAAGTATCCTCAATATTTGTTGAGATAATCGACCAGCAGTACCTCGTTAATTTTCTTAAAGAGGATCTCTATTTCCCATACAGACCGAATCAGAACCACATAATGGGTCTGGATAGTTCAGGCCGTGATGTATTTGTCAGGATTGTATATGCCCTCCGCACATCCTTGAATTTCGGATTTCTCTTGGTTTGTTCCACTATGGCCCTTGGTATTATATTTGGATCTCTTCAGGGTTATTTTGGAGGAAAAATAGACCTGTTTGGGCAGCGTCTTATTGAAATTTGGGAATCTTTGCCATTTATTTACGTACTGATTCTTATCGGTTCAATCTATGGAAGAAGCTTTATCATCCTGCTTCTAATATACGGAATATTCAACTGGATCGGAATATCTTACTATATGCGGGCAGAATTCTTCCGCCTCCGAAAACTGCCTTTTGTCGAATCTGCTCTCTGCCTGGGTCTTTCCAATTTTAAGATAATCTTTCGGCACATTCTTCCCAACGGGTTAGTACCTATCATTACATTTTTTCCATTTTATCTTGTTGGAGCTATTGGCCTTCTAGCAGCACTTGATTTCTTAGGTTTCGGCATGCCGCCTCCCACTCCTAGCTGGGGAGAACTTCTCGGACAGGCACAAGAATTCCGATATGCATGGTGGTTAATATTGTACCCATCTAGCGCACTCTTTGTCGTTGTGCTGTTAGGTGTCTTTATTGGAGAAGGAGCAAGAAGCGCTTTGGATCCACGTACAAATAACCATCTAGAATAA